A window from Corvus cornix cornix isolate S_Up_H32 chromosome 8, ASM73873v5, whole genome shotgun sequence encodes these proteins:
- the SRSF11 gene encoding serine/arginine-rich splicing factor 11 isoform X2 translates to MLNINSHQALYFSQHKYFQQTQVVYQGDFAGCICVFGASGLGCTLMPGCFPAGVIPDETKALSLLAPANAVAGLLPGGGLLPTPNPLSQIGAVPLAALGAPALDPALAALGLPGANLNSQSLAADQLLKLMSTVDPKLNHVAAGLVSPSLKSDTSSKEIEEAMKRVREAQSLISAAIEPDKKDEKRRHSRSRSRSRRRRTPSSSRHRRSRSRSRRRSHSKSRSRRRSKSPRRRRSHSRERSRRSRSTSKTRDKKKEEKEKKRSKTPPKSYSTTRRSRSTSRERRRRRSRSGTRSPKKPRSPKRKMSRSPSPRRHKKEKKKDKDKERSRDERERSTSKKKKSKDKEKDRDRKSESDKDVKQVTRDYDEEEQGYDSEKEKKEEKKVADAPSPKGKEPGAEKGSGDPGRESKVNGDDHHEEDMDMSD, encoded by the exons ATGCTAAATATTAATAGCCATCAAGCTTTGTATTTTAGCCAGCATAAGTACTTTCAACAAACTCAGGTGGTGTATCAGGGAGACTTTGCTGGGTGTATTTGTGTATTTGGTGCCTCTGGGCTGGGATGCACTCTAATGCCAGGCTGTTTCCCTGCAGGAGTCATTCCTGATGAGACTAAGGCTTTGTCTCTCTTGGCACCAGCTAATGCCgtggcagggctgctgcccgGGGGTGGCCTGCTGCCCACTCCCAACCCTCTCTCTCAG ATTGGTGCTGTCCCTTTAGCTGCTTTAGGAGCTCCTGCTCTCGACCCTGCCCTTGCTGCTCTTGGGCTTCCTGGAGCAAACCTGAACTCCCAG TCTCTCGCAGCAGATCAGCTCCTAAAACTGATGAGCACAGTGGATCCAAA GTTGAACCATGTGGCTGCAGGTCTTGTGTCCCCCAGTCTGAAATCAGATACCTCCAGTAAAGAAATAGAAGAGGCCATGAAGAGAGTCCGAGAAGCACAGTCCTTAATTTCTGCTGCTATAGAGCCAg acaaaaaagatgaaaaacgAAGACATTCAAGGTCGAGGTCGCGCtcgaggaggaggaggacaccTTCCTCATCCAGACACAG ACGCTCCAGGAGCAGATCAAGGAGAAGGTCCCATTCCAAATCCAGAAGCAGGAGGCGATCCAAAAGTCCGAGGAGAAGGAGATCTCATTccagagagaggagcaggaggtctCGGAGCACATCCAAAACCAG GGataagaagaaggaagagaaagaaaagaaacgTTCTAAAACTCCCCCCAAAAGCTACAGCACAACCAGAAGATCCAGAAGCACAAGCAG agAACGGCGGCGCAGGCGGAGCCGGAGCGGGACACGGTCCCCGAAAAAGCCCAGGTCTCCCAAACGGAAAATGTCCCGGTCCCCGTCACCCAGAAG gcataaaaaggaaaagaagaaggatAAAGacaaggagaggagcagagacGAGAGGGAGCGGTCAACgagcaagaaaaagaagagcaaagacAAGGAGAAGGATCGAGACCGGAAATCCGAGAGTGACAAGGATGTGAAA CAGGTCACAAGGGACTACGATGAGGAGGAACAGGGCTACGACAGcgagaaggagaagaaggaggagaagaaggtgGCGGATGCTCCCTCTCCCAAAGGGAAGGAGCCCGGAGCCGAGAAGGGCAGTGGGGATCCGGGCAGGGAATCCAAGGTGAACGGGGACGACCACCACGAGGAGGACATGGACATGAGCGACTga
- the SRSF11 gene encoding serine/arginine-rich splicing factor 11 isoform X3, whose protein sequence is MSTVDPKLNHVAAGLVSPSLKSDTSSKEIEEAMKRVREAQSLISAAIEPDKKDEKRRHSRSRSRSRRRRTPSSSRHRRSRSRSRRRSHSKSRSRRRSKSPRRRRSHSRERSRRSRSTSKTRDKKKEEKEKKRSKTPPKSYSTTRRSRSTSRERRRRRSRSGTRSPKKPRSPKRKMSRSPSPRRHKKEKKKDKDKERSRDERERSTSKKKKSKDKEKDRDRKSESDKDVKQVTRDYDEEEQGYDSEKEKKEEKKVADAPSPKGKEPGAEKGSGDPGRESKVNGDDHHEEDMDMSD, encoded by the exons ATGAGCACAGTGGATCCAAA GTTGAACCATGTGGCTGCAGGTCTTGTGTCCCCCAGTCTGAAATCAGATACCTCCAGTAAAGAAATAGAAGAGGCCATGAAGAGAGTCCGAGAAGCACAGTCCTTAATTTCTGCTGCTATAGAGCCAg acaaaaaagatgaaaaacgAAGACATTCAAGGTCGAGGTCGCGCtcgaggaggaggaggacaccTTCCTCATCCAGACACAG ACGCTCCAGGAGCAGATCAAGGAGAAGGTCCCATTCCAAATCCAGAAGCAGGAGGCGATCCAAAAGTCCGAGGAGAAGGAGATCTCATTccagagagaggagcaggaggtctCGGAGCACATCCAAAACCAG GGataagaagaaggaagagaaagaaaagaaacgTTCTAAAACTCCCCCCAAAAGCTACAGCACAACCAGAAGATCCAGAAGCACAAGCAG agAACGGCGGCGCAGGCGGAGCCGGAGCGGGACACGGTCCCCGAAAAAGCCCAGGTCTCCCAAACGGAAAATGTCCCGGTCCCCGTCACCCAGAAG gcataaaaaggaaaagaagaaggatAAAGacaaggagaggagcagagacGAGAGGGAGCGGTCAACgagcaagaaaaagaagagcaaagacAAGGAGAAGGATCGAGACCGGAAATCCGAGAGTGACAAGGATGTGAAA CAGGTCACAAGGGACTACGATGAGGAGGAACAGGGCTACGACAGcgagaaggagaagaaggaggagaagaaggtgGCGGATGCTCCCTCTCCCAAAGGGAAGGAGCCCGGAGCCGAGAAGGGCAGTGGGGATCCGGGCAGGGAATCCAAGGTGAACGGGGACGACCACCACGAGGAGGACATGGACATGAGCGACTga